The Fictibacillus arsenicus genome contains a region encoding:
- a CDS encoding TerC family protein: METDFLISLLQIIAIDILLGGDNAIVIALASRNLPEKQRNKAIFLGTGLAIVVRVVLTIVAVYLLNIPFLYLAGGILLLIIAYKLILEEDEELDVKAGKNLSDAVKTIVFADIAMGLDNVLAIAGAAHGNIILVVIGLLVSVPIIIWGSKIILHFMERFPVLIYIGSGVLAFTAAGMIIEEKMLHTVFADNTMLEYGLYLFLIIGVLFAGILTNSIKRKAK; the protein is encoded by the coding sequence TTGGAAACGGATTTTCTGATATCCCTTTTGCAAATTATAGCAATTGATATTCTACTTGGCGGCGATAACGCTATTGTTATAGCCCTTGCCAGCAGAAACTTACCTGAGAAACAGAGAAATAAAGCGATTTTCTTAGGAACAGGACTGGCTATAGTAGTACGTGTAGTATTAACCATTGTAGCTGTTTATTTATTAAATATTCCATTCCTATACCTTGCAGGAGGTATTTTACTTCTAATCATTGCGTACAAGCTTATTCTTGAAGAAGATGAAGAGCTTGATGTAAAAGCAGGGAAGAATTTATCTGATGCGGTTAAAACGATTGTATTCGCAGACATTGCTATGGGTCTGGATAATGTTTTAGCGATAGCAGGAGCTGCACACGGAAATATTATTCTTGTTGTAATTGGATTATTAGTATCTGTACCAATCATTATATGGGGAAGTAAAATAATATTGCACTTCATGGAACGGTTTCCTGTATTAATTTATATTGGTTCAGGCGTACTCGCTTTTACCGCAGCAGGTATGATCATTGAAGAAAAAATGCTTCATACAGTATTTGCTGATAACACTATGCTTGAATATGGTTTATATTTATTCTTAATCATCGGTGTCTTATTTGCAGGTATATTGACTAACTCCATTAAAAGAAAAGCAAAGTAA
- the mecA gene encoding adaptor protein MecA codes for MEIERVNEFTIKFFITYRDIEDRGFDREEIWADRERGEELFWEMMDEAHQQEQFPLEGPLWIQVQALDKGLEIIVTRAQMSKDGKKIELPIGDDKLDLPVDQNIEKLLDQQFQSEEEEFDELEEAEDDYLSFLISFGDFEDVILLSHTIDSSSFENSLYHFAGKYYLYVTFNPDAPDREQDDLLAQLLEYGNDSDLSVYRIQEYGKTIVAEAALEHVQKYFKL; via the coding sequence ATGGAAATTGAAAGAGTGAATGAGTTCACCATTAAATTTTTCATAACCTACAGAGATATTGAAGATCGCGGATTCGACCGTGAAGAAATATGGGCTGACCGGGAAAGAGGAGAAGAACTCTTCTGGGAGATGATGGACGAAGCACACCAGCAAGAACAGTTTCCATTAGAAGGTCCTCTTTGGATTCAAGTGCAGGCTCTGGATAAAGGTCTTGAAATTATAGTTACACGCGCACAAATGTCTAAGGACGGTAAAAAGATTGAACTTCCAATAGGTGACGATAAGTTAGACTTGCCTGTTGATCAAAATATTGAGAAATTGCTGGATCAGCAATTTCAATCAGAAGAAGAAGAGTTCGATGAACTGGAAGAAGCTGAAGATGATTACTTATCTTTCTTAATTTCATTTGGAGATTTTGAAGATGTCATACTTCTCAGCCATACAATTGATTCTTCCTCATTTGAGAATTCGCTGTATCACTTCGCAGGCAAGTATTATCTGTATGTAACATTCAACCCAGATGCGCCTGACAGAGAACAAGATGATCTATTAGCTCAACTGCTGGAGTATGGCAATGACTCAGATTTGTCAGTATACCGTATTCAGGAATATGGCAAAACAATTGTTGCTGAGGCTGCTTTGGAACATGTACAAAAATATTTCAAATTATAA
- a CDS encoding competence protein CoiA, giving the protein MLVALYENQFVDMTGESSKEQWYSKMRTGMLLCPVCKNKVIPKCGSKKVWHFAHQSQGACAGLHEAETNYHLMGKKSLFHWLMKKEENLYLEHYLRDIAQRPDIYLGEKNHAIEYQCATLNVDMFTSRIYGYQSIGVESDWIFGMKRIKKKRENLYSLQMTDLTAAKRDKTGKLYLNYFCPLQQQFLLLRNILPISQRKVIAEGYTFAAKNLELSMMFDSFNSKSYKYQNLLWNNQKKTWRMTAYKNVSPSIMYVKKVMYFNHRSITLFSPLAGMPSYNYYFIETSPYIWQSYLLFIIDKLSSPFTLQQLENECKRLMVKRIFQERKLPYLNGNYQCAIKGYLNYLESENIIEQINDIHYKKKRPVPYPKTLDEAFEQDKIFSKKAVIFDFV; this is encoded by the coding sequence ATGCTTGTTGCGCTTTATGAAAATCAATTTGTTGATATGACTGGAGAATCTTCAAAGGAACAGTGGTACTCAAAAATGAGAACAGGTATGCTTTTATGTCCCGTTTGCAAGAATAAAGTAATACCCAAGTGCGGTTCAAAAAAAGTATGGCATTTCGCACATCAGTCTCAAGGTGCTTGTGCTGGTTTACATGAAGCAGAAACGAACTATCACTTAATGGGAAAAAAGAGCCTGTTTCACTGGCTTATGAAAAAAGAAGAAAACCTATACCTCGAACATTATTTGCGCGACATAGCTCAAAGGCCGGATATTTACCTTGGTGAGAAAAATCATGCGATCGAATATCAATGTGCAACATTGAATGTTGATATGTTTACAAGCAGAATTTATGGCTATCAATCAATTGGAGTAGAATCTGACTGGATTTTTGGTATGAAAAGAATTAAGAAGAAGAGAGAGAATTTATATTCCCTGCAAATGACTGATCTTACCGCTGCCAAAAGAGACAAAACAGGTAAACTTTATTTAAATTATTTTTGTCCTTTGCAGCAGCAGTTCCTCCTTCTAAGAAATATTCTTCCGATCTCACAAAGAAAAGTAATAGCTGAGGGATATACGTTTGCTGCAAAAAACCTGGAACTGAGCATGATGTTTGATTCATTCAATAGTAAAAGTTACAAATATCAAAACCTATTGTGGAATAATCAGAAAAAGACATGGAGAATGACCGCTTATAAAAATGTTTCTCCTTCTATTATGTATGTAAAGAAAGTTATGTATTTTAATCACAGGTCAATCACTTTATTTTCTCCTTTAGCAGGAATGCCTTCTTATAACTATTACTTCATTGAAACTTCACCTTATATTTGGCAATCATATCTTTTGTTTATTATTGATAAATTATCTTCACCCTTTACTTTGCAGCAGCTTGAAAATGAGTGTAAGAGATTAATGGTAAAACGAATCTTTCAGGAAAGAAAACTTCCTTATTTAAATGGAAATTATCAATGTGCCATAAAAGGATATTTGAACTATCTGGAATCTGAAAACATTATTGAGCAGATAAATGACATCCATTATAAAAAGAAGAGACCCGTTCCCTATCCAAAAACGCTTGATGAGGCGTTCGAACAAGACAAAATTTTCAGTAAAAAAGCCGTAATTTTTGACTTTGTATAA
- a CDS encoding UbiD family decarboxylase — protein sequence MHRNLRTFISQLREEKEIFEIHAEVDPYLEIPEIHRRVIAEEGPALLFTNVKGKNIPVVTNLFGTIKRVDMAFGPKPEQLVKDLVSSIDALMPPSPSVLWKKKGMIKDVLSLGTKKVGKNKSPVLETFTTNVNMKELPALTGWHLDSNPFVTLPLVYTEHPDKHEHNLGMYRIEIKEENKTGIHWQIHKGGGFHHYEAEQKNQSLPVTLFLGGPPSLMISAIAPLPEAVPELMFSSMLMGEKLSLAHVDGHPHPLIAEAEFAFGGVVPPHVREPEGPFGDHYGYYSWAHDFPVFNIDKMWKRKDAIYPATVVGKPKQEDYFIGEYLQRLMSPLFPVVMNGVRDLWTYAETGFHALAGAVVRESYYKEGLAHAFRIMGEGQLTLTKFLMVTNKPVNLQNFAELAEGVLERFLPERDLLIIHDTSMDTLDYTGRKFNTGSKAIMTGLGEPVRELKRTYEGGTISGINDVGVFCGGCLTVSGPSFDEAPDFAEHLLSNSHESFKDWPLVFLVDDASIAATQAEFLWTTFTRFDPAYDVYAKSTIDRNRIKYEGTIIIDARMKPFYPDVVETRPDIDQKVTERWNEYFKQ from the coding sequence ATGCATAGAAACCTTAGAACGTTTATTAGTCAATTAAGAGAAGAAAAAGAAATTTTTGAGATACATGCTGAAGTCGATCCATATTTAGAAATCCCTGAAATTCACAGACGTGTAATTGCAGAAGAAGGTCCTGCTCTGCTTTTTACAAATGTAAAAGGTAAAAACATACCCGTAGTGACGAATCTGTTTGGAACGATAAAACGTGTAGATATGGCCTTTGGTCCAAAACCTGAACAATTAGTTAAAGATCTTGTCTCATCTATTGATGCACTTATGCCACCTTCCCCTTCTGTTCTATGGAAGAAAAAAGGGATGATCAAGGATGTTTTATCTCTAGGAACAAAAAAAGTCGGCAAGAATAAATCTCCTGTACTCGAAACATTTACGACGAACGTCAATATGAAGGAGCTTCCGGCTCTTACTGGGTGGCACCTAGACAGTAATCCATTCGTTACCCTTCCGCTCGTTTATACTGAGCATCCAGATAAACACGAACACAACCTTGGAATGTATCGGATTGAGATTAAAGAAGAAAATAAAACCGGAATTCACTGGCAAATTCATAAAGGCGGCGGTTTCCATCATTATGAAGCAGAACAAAAGAACCAATCACTGCCTGTTACATTATTCTTAGGTGGACCTCCTTCTTTAATGATCAGTGCGATAGCTCCTCTTCCAGAAGCAGTTCCTGAACTAATGTTTTCATCTATGCTTATGGGAGAAAAATTAAGTCTTGCTCATGTTGATGGCCACCCTCATCCGTTAATTGCCGAGGCAGAATTTGCTTTTGGCGGTGTGGTTCCCCCTCATGTTCGCGAGCCTGAAGGACCATTTGGAGATCATTATGGATATTACTCTTGGGCGCATGACTTTCCTGTCTTCAACATTGATAAAATGTGGAAACGAAAAGATGCGATCTATCCAGCTACAGTAGTAGGAAAGCCAAAGCAAGAAGACTATTTTATCGGAGAATATCTGCAGCGTTTAATGAGTCCTTTATTCCCGGTAGTCATGAATGGTGTGCGGGATTTATGGACGTACGCAGAAACTGGATTCCATGCATTAGCAGGTGCTGTAGTTCGTGAATCATATTATAAAGAAGGTCTAGCTCATGCATTCCGAATTATGGGAGAAGGACAGCTCACATTAACTAAGTTTTTGATGGTAACCAACAAACCTGTTAACCTGCAAAACTTCGCGGAATTAGCTGAAGGAGTTTTAGAAAGATTCCTTCCTGAGCGCGATTTGCTGATTATTCATGATACATCCATGGATACATTGGATTATACGGGACGTAAGTTTAATACAGGCTCTAAAGCAATCATGACGGGCCTTGGTGAACCTGTCCGTGAATTAAAAAGAACATATGAAGGCGGAACGATATCAGGGATTAATGATGTTGGTGTTTTCTGCGGAGGCTGTTTAACTGTGAGCGGACCATCCTTTGATGAAGCTCCAGATTTTGCTGAACATCTTTTGTCGAACAGTCATGAATCTTTTAAGGATTGGCCGCTCGTCTTTTTAGTAGATGATGCTTCCATCGCAGCAACTCAAGCTGAGTTTTTATGGACAACATTTACCCGCTTCGATCCGGCATATGATGTTTATGCTAAGAGTACGATTGACCGGAACCGTATTAAATATGAAGGAACGATAATCATTGATGCAAGGATGAAGCCTTTCTATCCGGATGTTGTTGAAACTCGTCCCGATATTGATCAAAAGGTTACTGAAAGATGGAATGAATATTTTAAACAGTAA
- the spxA gene encoding transcriptional regulator SpxA: MVTLFTSPSCTSCRKAKAWLKENEIPYQERNIFSEPLSIEEVKQILRMTEDGTDEIISTRSKTFQELNINLESMPLQDLYQLIADHPGLLRRPIILDEKRLQVGYNEDEIRRFLPRRVRTFQLMEAQRLVNE; encoded by the coding sequence ATGGTCACACTATTTACTTCGCCGAGCTGTACATCATGCCGAAAAGCAAAAGCATGGTTAAAAGAGAATGAAATTCCTTATCAAGAGAGAAATATTTTTTCGGAACCTTTATCAATAGAAGAAGTTAAGCAAATCTTGAGGATGACTGAGGACGGTACTGACGAGATTATTTCTACTCGTTCAAAAACGTTCCAGGAACTTAACATTAATCTTGAATCCATGCCATTGCAAGATCTATATCAATTGATTGCAGATCACCCTGGATTATTGAGAAGACCAATCATCCTGGATGAAAAGCGTCTGCAAGTTGGCTATAACGAAGATGAAATTCGCCGTTTCTTGCCAAGAAGAGTACGGACTTTTCAGCTTATGGAAGCACAGCGTCTTGTAAATGAATAA
- a CDS encoding GNAT family N-acetyltransferase yields MNWYEKLNQYFPIEEMKSKEHMELLLDEKSDIYHKDEGKHHVLMYVELPDFVFIDYLFVSKDARGQGLGHKLIEKLKAKGKPIILEVEPVDYEDTDTEKRLRFYTREGFEHASSIGYRRRSLATNEVNEMEILFWSPTEESEETIYENMKKTYNEIHTYKDSELYGKSYQPASEVLTLDTEPAAPKPEMVKNESSDTPRESASE; encoded by the coding sequence ATGAATTGGTATGAGAAGTTAAATCAATATTTTCCGATTGAAGAGATGAAATCAAAAGAGCATATGGAACTTCTGCTGGATGAAAAGAGTGATATTTATCATAAAGATGAAGGGAAGCACCATGTTCTAATGTACGTTGAACTTCCAGACTTTGTTTTTATTGATTACTTATTTGTATCTAAAGATGCCAGAGGACAAGGACTTGGTCATAAGCTTATCGAGAAATTAAAAGCCAAAGGCAAACCGATTATATTAGAAGTTGAGCCGGTTGATTATGAAGATACAGACACTGAAAAACGTCTGCGGTTTTATACACGAGAGGGATTTGAACACGCATCAAGTATCGGGTATAGAAGGCGTTCCCTTGCAACGAATGAAGTGAATGAGATGGAGATCTTATTCTGGTCACCAACAGAAGAATCTGAAGAAACTATTTATGAAAACATGAAAAAGACGTATAATGAAATACACACGTACAAAGATAGTGAATTGTACGGAAAGTCTTATCAGCCAGCAAGTGAAGTGCTCACCTTGGATACAGAACCAGCGGCTCCTAAACCCGAAATGGTTAAAAATGAGTCTTCAGATACGCCAAGGGAATCCGCTTCGGAATAA